A single window of Paenibacillus sp. SYP-B4298 DNA harbors:
- a CDS encoding GTP pyrophosphokinase: MDGRDWNYFLLPYEQAVEELKVKFKTMRGELKVRESYAPIEFVTGRVKRISSILEKAKRLQVPMDQLESGIEDIAGIRIMCQFVDDIRRVADFIRARKDLTLIAEKDYITNFKESGYRSFHMIVEYPVQTALGLKKVLAEIQIRTLAMNFWATIEHSLNYKYKESLPEEVRRRLKTAAEAASVLDNEMSSIRQEILSAQRGFEEKSNTVSKVLTGIQDLYFYHRVREAAQFQLRFNELWEKENAWDMKQLSEDIQEAISRAKGSALS; encoded by the coding sequence GTGGATGGAAGGGATTGGAATTATTTTTTGCTTCCATATGAGCAAGCGGTTGAGGAGCTGAAGGTAAAATTCAAGACGATGCGGGGCGAGTTGAAGGTCAGGGAGTCGTATGCCCCCATCGAATTCGTAACTGGCCGTGTCAAACGGATTTCCAGTATTTTGGAGAAGGCCAAGCGGCTCCAGGTGCCGATGGATCAATTGGAGAGCGGAATTGAGGATATCGCCGGTATTCGGATTATGTGCCAGTTCGTTGATGATATTCGCCGCGTGGCGGACTTTATTCGGGCTCGCAAGGACTTAACGCTTATTGCGGAAAAGGATTATATTACCAACTTCAAGGAGAGCGGCTATCGCAGCTTCCATATGATTGTGGAATATCCGGTGCAGACGGCGCTCGGACTCAAAAAGGTGCTGGCGGAGATTCAGATCCGAACGCTCGCGATGAACTTTTGGGCAACAATCGAGCATTCACTGAATTACAAGTATAAGGAAAGCTTGCCAGAAGAGGTGCGTCGGAGATTGAAGACGGCAGCGGAGGCAGCCTCTGTGCTGGATAATGAGATGTCTAGCATCCGGCAGGAGATCTTAAGCGCTCAGCGCGGCTTTGAGGAGAAATCGAATACAGTGTCCAAGGTGCTGACAGGCATCCAGGATCTATATTTTTATCATCGAGTGCGTGAGGCGGCGCAGTTCCAGCTTCGATTCAATGAGCTGTGGGAAAAAGAGAACGCCTGGGATATGAAGCAGCTTTCGGAGGACATTCAGGAGGCGATCTCAAGAGCCAAGGGCAGCGCTTTGTCTTGA
- a CDS encoding FecR domain-containing protein, whose amino-acid sequence MAVKRVMALLITFLLLAGPVGFMAGNSDAAAANRVAIVTSLKGEVKVKKSGGSKTFKAFKNMSLNEGDTLYTGAKAQAVLSLSSKDADEDSVTVGENSQVDFTKLSDSTGTKSKMSIWAGSMWVKVKSISNASDTFEVETPTSIMGVRGTQFYVSVSPVTGAHQTAVLSGVVRLAANRLTPSATVSLYPEQQIVVANPGGSAIQHQVSPVDVETLIRNASPAIIEAIIKDAGSIHNENEAMIQKLRDYIRQPGAATPSSSFQDVDEQWILNLNASELLANLALESIEEGKFTRESMQKIVDSANLELPQGGKIDLSGSTQQQLEPSERASIERARWLMEQARASKQAKEQERLKQRELSRELLERLENQSAQNKAANELKLEEIRKQAEEALKKKYTEKEWEQYLENKQKAEPESSNPGSSESGSSSGSSGGTVTVPSTPAARLAFSSPYSSGMISNPEAGSRFQLELQLSSFTGSRAIAGYQMKLEYEGDYIVFDEESFVSDPLSYRQSAGLFNVEPEGVDVPNAQSVDIVRSSLASGAGSKGEVTYAVSKFDGSAVSINAQRTVMKLPFKVGALPAGAGQHTAKVRIVELVAVDSSGNPIQSIRLGGELVLQLNKTS is encoded by the coding sequence ATGGCAGTTAAGCGGGTAATGGCACTATTGATCACATTCTTGCTGCTCGCGGGGCCTGTCGGCTTCATGGCGGGCAACAGCGACGCCGCCGCGGCGAATCGGGTAGCGATCGTAACGAGCCTGAAGGGCGAAGTCAAGGTCAAAAAATCAGGCGGCAGCAAGACGTTCAAGGCGTTCAAAAATATGAGCCTGAATGAAGGGGATACGCTATACACCGGAGCCAAGGCGCAAGCGGTGCTGTCCTTGTCGAGCAAGGATGCCGATGAGGACAGTGTAACTGTCGGTGAGAACTCGCAGGTGGATTTCACGAAGCTGTCCGACAGTACAGGAACGAAGTCCAAGATGAGTATTTGGGCAGGCTCCATGTGGGTGAAGGTGAAGTCGATCTCCAATGCCAGCGATACCTTTGAAGTGGAGACGCCCACGTCCATCATGGGAGTGAGAGGCACCCAATTTTATGTCAGTGTATCGCCGGTAACCGGCGCGCATCAGACCGCGGTGCTGTCTGGTGTTGTCCGATTGGCAGCCAATCGGCTCACCCCCAGCGCTACAGTCTCTCTGTATCCAGAACAACAGATTGTTGTCGCCAATCCTGGCGGCAGCGCCATTCAACATCAGGTTTCCCCTGTCGATGTGGAGACGCTGATCAGGAACGCCTCTCCGGCGATCATTGAGGCGATCATTAAGGATGCTGGCAGTATTCATAATGAGAATGAAGCGATGATCCAGAAGCTGCGCGACTACATCAGGCAGCCGGGCGCTGCCACGCCAAGCTCATCCTTCCAGGATGTCGATGAACAATGGATACTCAATCTGAACGCCTCGGAGCTGCTGGCGAACCTCGCCCTCGAATCGATTGAGGAAGGGAAGTTTACCAGGGAGAGTATGCAGAAGATCGTGGACTCGGCCAATCTGGAGCTGCCTCAGGGAGGCAAGATTGATCTGTCTGGCAGCACCCAGCAGCAGCTTGAACCGTCTGAACGTGCAAGCATCGAGCGTGCTCGCTGGCTGATGGAGCAAGCAAGGGCTAGCAAGCAGGCGAAGGAGCAAGAGCGGCTTAAACAGCGGGAGCTGTCGCGGGAGCTTCTTGAGAGACTCGAAAATCAGAGTGCGCAGAACAAGGCGGCGAATGAATTGAAGCTGGAGGAGATTCGCAAGCAAGCAGAGGAAGCGCTGAAGAAGAAATATACCGAGAAGGAATGGGAGCAATATCTGGAGAATAAGCAAAAGGCAGAGCCGGAGAGCTCTAATCCCGGCAGCTCGGAGTCAGGCTCTTCTTCGGGGTCTAGCGGAGGTACAGTGACCGTACCGTCCACACCTGCTGCCAGATTGGCCTTCTCCTCGCCTTACAGCTCCGGCATGATAAGCAATCCTGAAGCTGGAAGCAGATTTCAGTTGGAGCTGCAGCTTAGCAGCTTTACGGGTTCGCGTGCAATTGCAGGCTATCAGATGAAGCTGGAATATGAGGGAGATTACATCGTCTTTGACGAGGAGAGCTTTGTTAGTGATCCGCTCTCTTACAGACAGAGCGCAGGTCTGTTCAATGTGGAGCCAGAGGGCGTAGATGTGCCTAATGCGCAGAGTGTGGATATTGTCCGTTCTTCCCTGGCAAGCGGTGCAGGCAGTAAGGGCGAGGTGACATACGCAGTCTCCAAGTTCGATGGCAGCGCGGTATCAATCAACGCTCAGCGGACAGTCATGAAGCTGCCGTTCAAGGTCGGTGCCCTGCCGGCAGGAGCCGGACAGCATACGGCCAAGGTTCGTATTGTGGAGCTGGTTGCAGTGGATAGCAGCGGCAATCCGATCCAGAGCATCAGGCTGGGTGGCGAGCTTGTGCTGCAATTGAATAAAACAAGCTAA
- a CDS encoding CHASE2 domain-containing protein — translation MSIQKWLKLGAATMMISMFWIFLASLGSGGTLNFVETPLRDLMRQKSDAERAPDNRIKIIKIDEDSLEQLGQFPWDRSLYAELITMLAEAGAEAIFLDIVLAEPGQNPEADAYMAEVMGRYGNVILPAVFNMKVRQTEAGKLEADSVIYPAATIQAPRDQVGHINVMQDKDGTVRMLTIGLPDPDGEMMPAVSVKLANHLLAPNEQIRYDSSHNQWLRGSQPIPLNSKNQVATDFFSEPREQMTATTGYDTQSFFDVLSGEVPADYFSGDIVLIGPWASGLQDEYLTPLSKTLRMYGVEIHANMVQSLAMGAFYFEAPAGANYAIIVLLTLLALMLFERFRGRLSFAVYAALTAAYVACWLSLYFFSSLFISLTYPFLALTTALVWSIVAHYTAERRERGRVTNIFGRFVPRSVVDEMLASGKEIKVGGQRRDISVIFVDIRGFTPMSERLQPEEVIQVLNEYLDICTKAVFHWQGTLDKFIGDGVMAFFGAPLQLDNHPELAVRAALEMKRQSDILEQKCIEQFGIGVKFGVGINCGPAVVGNIGSEMLRLDYTAIGDTVNLAARLESNAKPGQILISEELHRRTGHLFVTEDMGEIKVKGKEKPVRVFAVMADL, via the coding sequence GTGTCAATTCAAAAGTGGCTCAAGCTCGGGGCTGCAACCATGATGATTAGCATGTTCTGGATCTTCCTGGCAAGCCTGGGCTCTGGGGGGACGCTGAACTTTGTCGAGACGCCGCTGCGCGACCTGATGAGGCAGAAGTCCGATGCGGAGCGGGCGCCGGACAACCGGATCAAGATCATCAAGATTGATGAGGACTCGCTGGAGCAGCTAGGGCAGTTCCCGTGGGATCGCAGCCTGTACGCAGAACTGATCACCATGCTGGCTGAAGCAGGTGCCGAGGCGATCTTCCTCGATATTGTGTTGGCAGAGCCTGGACAGAATCCAGAGGCCGACGCCTATATGGCGGAGGTGATGGGACGTTATGGCAATGTCATCTTGCCTGCTGTCTTCAACATGAAGGTGCGCCAGACGGAAGCGGGCAAGCTGGAAGCGGATTCGGTCATCTATCCGGCTGCAACCATCCAGGCGCCGAGGGATCAGGTCGGTCATATTAATGTGATGCAGGACAAGGATGGCACGGTGCGGATGCTGACTATTGGCTTGCCTGACCCCGATGGGGAGATGATGCCTGCGGTCAGTGTCAAGCTGGCCAATCACCTGCTGGCGCCCAACGAACAGATACGATACGATTCATCGCATAACCAATGGCTTCGCGGCAGCCAGCCGATTCCGCTCAACAGCAAAAATCAGGTCGCGACTGATTTTTTCTCTGAACCGCGCGAGCAGATGACGGCAACAACCGGCTATGATACCCAGTCCTTCTTTGATGTGCTGAGCGGCGAGGTGCCTGCCGACTATTTCAGCGGAGACATTGTGCTAATCGGGCCATGGGCTTCGGGCTTGCAGGATGAGTATCTGACACCTCTGAGCAAGACGCTCCGCATGTACGGGGTTGAGATTCATGCCAACATGGTGCAATCGCTGGCGATGGGCGCATTCTATTTCGAGGCTCCTGCCGGTGCCAATTATGCAATCATTGTCTTGCTTACACTGCTCGCACTGATGCTGTTTGAACGGTTCAGAGGCAGACTTTCATTTGCCGTCTATGCGGCACTGACAGCAGCTTATGTTGCCTGCTGGCTTAGTCTGTATTTCTTCTCCTCCCTGTTCATCTCCCTCACTTATCCGTTCCTGGCATTGACTACGGCTCTCGTCTGGTCAATTGTTGCACATTATACGGCGGAGCGGAGAGAACGCGGGCGCGTCACGAATATTTTCGGGCGCTTCGTACCGCGCAGCGTCGTGGATGAAATGCTGGCCTCGGGCAAAGAAATCAAGGTCGGCGGACAGCGTCGGGATATTAGTGTCATCTTCGTCGATATTCGCGGCTTCACGCCGATGTCGGAGCGGCTGCAGCCAGAGGAGGTCATCCAGGTGCTCAATGAATATCTCGATATTTGCACGAAGGCCGTGTTCCATTGGCAAGGAACATTGGACAAATTTATCGGCGATGGTGTGATGGCGTTCTTTGGCGCGCCGCTTCAGCTAGACAATCACCCGGAGCTGGCAGTGCGCGCTGCGCTCGAGATGAAACGGCAATCGGATATATTGGAGCAAAAATGCATCGAGCAATTCGGCATCGGCGTCAAATTCGGCGTCGGCATCAACTGCGGTCCGGCTGTCGTCGGCAACATCGGATCAGAGATGCTGCGGCTAGACTATACGGCCATCGGAGATACCGTCAATCTGGCTGCCCGACTCGAGTCGAACGCGAAGCCCGGCCAGATTCTGATCAGTGAGGAGCTGCACCGCCGCACGGGGCATCTGTTCGTTACGGAGGATATGGGCGAGATCAAGGTGAAGGGCAAGGAGAAGCCAGTGCGCGTCTTTGCCGTGATGGCAGATTTATAA
- a CDS encoding RsmB/NOP family class I SAM-dependent RNA methyltransferase: protein MGLELPAGFASKMKGLLAAEFDDFMASYDAKRWYGLRVNRLKLTPQAYAALAPEGLQLSPIPWVEEGFYYEETARPGKHPHYHAGLYYIQEPSAMVPAELLDVQPGHRVLDLCAAPGGKSTQLAGKLGGEGLLVANDNARERTKALAKNIELAGVRNAIVLHEEPAALAEVFGAYFDRILVDAPCSGEGMFRKDESMIRQWERHSVEHCARMQEDILNHAARMLAPGGRLVYSTCTFSPEENEERIAALLARHPELSVEAVPLAHGWQAGQPQWTAAAGGSADERHAAAQVAGTVRLWPHHVRGEGHYAAVLRKAEQTPAAVEPLYAGGSDLRAARSGSAAASAAAGGTAPGVAAAGVAVLCASEPGLRRERPSGAQPRGGGAAVHGSAGAHRGAARDRRAASPAASHSRQSAAAAPQESWRQFAASYLHGAGQWPGRLVNYGSRVYCQPAGVPELDGLHVVRAGWYLGEAGKHRFEPSQALAMGLRAPEALLTLQLTADCLESLRYLKGETLHIAAEQIRRSPEAPQDMPLKGYVLVCIDGFPVGWGKWDGGMLKNELSAGWRWT, encoded by the coding sequence ATGGGATTAGAGCTGCCTGCTGGCTTTGCCAGCAAAATGAAGGGACTGCTCGCAGCAGAGTTTGATGATTTTATGGCATCGTATGATGCCAAGCGATGGTACGGGCTACGTGTGAATAGACTGAAGCTGACGCCGCAAGCGTATGCTGCGCTCGCCCCGGAGGGGTTGCAGCTAAGCCCGATTCCTTGGGTGGAGGAGGGCTTCTATTATGAAGAGACCGCTCGTCCGGGGAAGCACCCGCACTATCATGCGGGTCTGTATTATATTCAGGAGCCGAGCGCGATGGTTCCGGCGGAGCTGCTGGATGTGCAGCCAGGCCATCGGGTGCTCGACCTGTGTGCGGCTCCGGGGGGCAAGTCGACGCAGCTTGCCGGCAAGCTCGGCGGAGAGGGATTGCTGGTTGCCAATGATAATGCGCGGGAGCGCACGAAGGCGCTCGCCAAAAATATCGAGCTGGCGGGCGTGCGCAATGCGATCGTGCTCCATGAGGAGCCAGCCGCGCTGGCCGAAGTGTTCGGCGCTTATTTCGACCGAATTCTAGTGGATGCCCCCTGCTCCGGCGAAGGCATGTTCCGCAAGGATGAGTCGATGATTCGGCAGTGGGAGCGGCATTCCGTGGAGCACTGTGCGCGAATGCAGGAGGACATATTGAACCATGCCGCGCGCATGCTGGCTCCGGGCGGGCGGCTCGTCTACTCCACCTGTACGTTCTCGCCAGAGGAGAATGAAGAGCGGATCGCCGCCTTGCTCGCCCGGCATCCCGAGCTGAGCGTGGAGGCTGTGCCCTTGGCGCATGGCTGGCAGGCTGGCCAGCCGCAATGGACAGCGGCGGCTGGCGGCAGCGCAGACGAGCGCCATGCCGCGGCGCAGGTAGCGGGCACCGTTCGGCTGTGGCCGCATCATGTGCGCGGCGAGGGGCACTATGCGGCGGTGCTGCGCAAGGCGGAGCAGACGCCCGCGGCAGTCGAGCCGCTATATGCGGGCGGCTCCGACTTGCGAGCGGCGCGCAGCGGCTCGGCTGCCGCGAGCGCAGCGGCCGGCGGCACAGCGCCTGGCGTCGCAGCGGCCGGCGTCGCCGTGCTGTGCGCGAGCGAGCCCGGACTGCGGCGCGAGCGCCCCAGCGGTGCGCAGCCGCGCGGGGGCGGCGCTGCTGTGCACGGCAGCGCCGGAGCGCATCGCGGGGCGGCCAGGGATCGCCGCGCCGCGAGCCCGGCCGCCTCGCACAGCCGCCAGAGCGCAGCCGCGGCCCCGCAGGAGAGCTGGCGGCAGTTCGCGGCCAGCTATCTTCATGGCGCCGGGCAATGGCCGGGGCGGCTGGTGAATTACGGCAGCCGGGTATATTGCCAGCCGGCTGGGGTGCCGGAGCTGGACGGGCTGCACGTCGTGCGCGCCGGCTGGTATCTGGGCGAGGCGGGCAAGCACCGGTTCGAGCCGTCGCAGGCGCTGGCGATGGGACTGCGCGCACCGGAGGCGCTGCTTACGCTGCAACTGACAGCAGATTGTCTGGAGTCGCTGCGCTATCTGAAGGGAGAGACGCTGCATATCGCAGCGGAGCAGATTAGGCGCAGTCCCGAGGCGCCGCAGGACATGCCGCTCAAGGGCTATGTGCTCGTCTGTATCGATGGATTCCCGGTAGGCTGGGGGAAATGGGATGGCGGCATGCTCAAAAATGAGCTGTCTGCCGGATGGAGGTGGACGTAG
- a CDS encoding NHL domain-containing protein, with the protein MNRKHAINTFIKRSLAAALAALIMLPAAAGAEAAAQSGKDAILASRHLYELRLYAGTGEMEWRDGAARQAAFRGPAALLPYKGGLLVADAGNQRIRSIQDGKVTTRVGQDLGTDGLGLLMGALHDGTKGEAMFQTPAGMGAAPDGSVVIADVDNHAIRRLDATGKVTTIAGDGRIGLRDGKAEGARFHHPQAVAVASDGTIYVADTLNHVIRRIQDGQVTTLNAAASRAIEYFPGVADMAGDYADGPLASAKFNEPSGLALDQQGNLYVSDTGNQRIRYIDLSRGTVTTVAGGSQVVYERNAAYAEGGYADGLAHNARFRAPRGLAVTPSGGLLIADSLNHAIRYLADGQVTTLAGVAGEAGTLDGIAAYASLKRPVDVAVLADGTIAIADLGNNLVRTLAPYTLPADFTAGDTVQLLYNQTIIRSDIAPVIRKGTTFVPLRVLAEKLGYEVNYTGGAASISREGVVYTVKEGSNQIVKRIAGKQAETVQLQAAVTVSGGRMLVPVRFFAEEAGLDVQWLGSQNAVLVRERYSK; encoded by the coding sequence ATGAATAGGAAGCATGCGATAAATACATTCATCAAGCGGAGCCTGGCAGCAGCGCTTGCGGCGCTCATCATGCTGCCGGCTGCAGCGGGCGCTGAGGCAGCAGCACAGTCGGGCAAGGATGCCATCTTGGCATCCAGGCATCTGTATGAGCTTCGGCTCTATGCCGGTACAGGGGAGATGGAGTGGCGAGACGGCGCAGCCAGACAGGCAGCCTTTCGCGGGCCAGCAGCGCTGTTGCCCTACAAGGGTGGCCTGCTGGTAGCCGATGCAGGCAACCAGCGCATCCGCAGCATACAGGACGGCAAGGTGACGACTCGAGTCGGGCAGGATCTGGGTACAGACGGTCTGGGCCTGCTGATGGGCGCCCTGCATGATGGTACGAAGGGCGAAGCGATGTTCCAGACGCCAGCCGGCATGGGAGCTGCCCCGGATGGAAGTGTGGTGATCGCTGATGTCGATAATCATGCCATTCGCCGTCTGGATGCCACTGGCAAGGTGACGACGATTGCGGGCGACGGCAGGATCGGGCTGCGCGATGGCAAGGCGGAAGGAGCGAGATTTCATCATCCGCAGGCTGTGGCCGTCGCCTCGGACGGCACGATCTATGTGGCCGATACGCTCAATCATGTCATCCGCCGTATTCAAGACGGCCAGGTCACAACGTTGAACGCAGCAGCCAGCCGCGCCATCGAATATTTTCCTGGCGTAGCGGATATGGCCGGAGATTATGCGGACGGGCCGCTGGCATCGGCGAAATTCAATGAGCCTAGCGGTCTGGCGCTGGATCAGCAAGGCAATCTGTATGTTAGCGATACGGGCAATCAACGGATTCGCTATATTGATCTGTCTCGTGGCACCGTCACGACGGTAGCGGGAGGCAGCCAGGTCGTCTACGAACGAAACGCGGCTTATGCGGAGGGGGGTTATGCGGATGGTCTGGCGCATAATGCCCGTTTCCGGGCGCCGCGCGGTCTGGCGGTGACGCCTTCCGGCGGTCTGCTGATTGCGGATTCCTTGAATCATGCGATCCGCTATCTGGCAGACGGTCAGGTAACGACACTTGCTGGCGTAGCGGGAGAGGCAGGCACACTAGATGGCATCGCGGCCTACGCTTCCCTGAAGCGGCCTGTCGATGTCGCTGTCCTGGCGGACGGGACGATTGCCATCGCTGATCTGGGCAATAATCTGGTGCGGACGCTCGCTCCATATACGCTGCCAGCGGACTTCACAGCAGGCGATACGGTGCAGTTACTGTATAATCAGACGATCATTCGTTCTGATATTGCTCCTGTCATTCGCAAGGGGACGACATTTGTCCCGCTTCGCGTTCTCGCGGAAAAGCTCGGTTACGAGGTGAACTATACGGGCGGTGCAGCATCGATTAGTCGTGAGGGAGTTGTCTATACCGTTAAGGAAGGCTCGAACCAGATTGTGAAGCGGATAGCGGGCAAGCAGGCGGAGACGGTGCAGCTTCAAGCAGCGGTGACGGTCAGCGGCGGCAGAATGCTGGTTCCTGTGCGCTTCTTCGCCGAGGAGGCTGGCCTGGATGTTCAGTGGCTGGGCTCGCAGAATGCGGTGTTGGTGCGCGAGCGCTACAGCAAGTAG
- a CDS encoding ferredoxin, protein MAKYTWVEKDTCIACGACGATAPDIYDYDDEGLAEVIFNNDCNRGVTEIPDDLYDDLQDAADGCPTDSIKIADEPFNM, encoded by the coding sequence GTGGCTAAGTATACTTGGGTAGAGAAAGACACATGCATTGCCTGTGGAGCTTGTGGGGCAACCGCTCCTGATATTTATGATTACGATGATGAAGGCTTGGCGGAGGTAATCTTCAATAATGATTGCAATCGCGGGGTAACTGAGATTCCTGATGATCTCTATGATGACCTGCAGGATGCTGCAGATGGCTGCCCGACAGATTCCATCAAGATCGCTGACGAACCTTTTAATATGTAA
- a CDS encoding Cof-type HAD-IIB family hydrolase, which produces MKYDMIALDVDGTLLTDDHELTAGTIEAVRAAASGGAEIVLCTGRGPAITIPILEQMGLAGTVITHNGAATVDSASREVITQFSFTQDRIQACLAYCRERGIHYDLNTAFELYIEAHAVPEAEEMYGHYGASPIRLKPGALPEGELVKMCLFGSLEAIDEIQRDHELWAGDMQYIRSGDNFLDVMHPQASKGTALRELSRKRGIDPERIMAIGNYYNDIAMLQLAGMGIAMDNSPDEVKASADVVTLSNGEEGVKHALITYLY; this is translated from the coding sequence ATGAAGTATGATATGATCGCCCTGGACGTAGACGGAACATTGCTGACGGATGACCATGAGTTGACAGCGGGAACGATCGAGGCTGTGCGGGCCGCTGCATCTGGCGGAGCGGAGATTGTATTGTGTACAGGTCGTGGCCCGGCCATTACGATCCCGATATTAGAGCAGATGGGACTGGCAGGCACCGTCATTACACATAACGGGGCAGCGACGGTTGATTCCGCAAGCCGTGAGGTGATTACTCAATTCAGCTTCACGCAGGACCGCATCCAGGCTTGCCTCGCGTATTGCCGGGAGCGCGGCATTCATTATGATCTGAACACAGCCTTTGAGCTGTATATTGAAGCGCATGCGGTTCCAGAGGCCGAAGAGATGTACGGGCATTACGGAGCTTCGCCGATCCGCCTCAAGCCGGGCGCCCTCCCCGAAGGAGAGCTGGTGAAAATGTGTCTGTTCGGATCGCTCGAGGCCATCGATGAGATTCAGCGCGATCATGAGCTGTGGGCGGGCGACATGCAGTATATTCGCAGCGGCGACAACTTCCTGGATGTGATGCATCCACAAGCGAGCAAGGGCACGGCGTTGCGGGAGCTGTCTCGTAAGCGCGGCATTGATCCGGAGCGGATTATGGCGATCGGGAATTATTATAATGACATCGCGATGCTTCAACTGGCCGGGATGGGGATTGCCATGGACAATTCCCCGGACGAGGTGAAGGCGTCTGCGGATGTCGTGACGCTCTCCAACGGCGAGGAAGGCGTGAAGCATGCACTGATAACATATCTGTATTGA
- a CDS encoding pseudouridine synthase translates to MRVDKLLANMGCGTRSEIKRAVKQGMVTVDGQQVKDSGLQVDPALQRVEYNGERVFYRSEIYLLLNKPQGVVSATEDHRDRTVIDLLREEDRILQPFPVGRLDKDTEGLLLLTNDGQLAHELLSPRKHVNKTYEARVRGRVDEQDRQQFAAGVTLDDGYVTMPAELTVLEVREQGQHEHEENDMDSEHDAPARDTHSWIRLTIQEGKFHQVKRMFEAVGKKVLELRRVAMGPLQLDPALASGQYRELTAEEVARLRAHRGGKPIGKEESNDEV, encoded by the coding sequence ATGAGGGTGGACAAGCTGCTGGCGAATATGGGCTGCGGGACGCGCAGCGAGATCAAGCGAGCGGTCAAGCAAGGCATGGTGACCGTAGACGGGCAGCAGGTCAAGGATAGCGGCCTGCAGGTAGACCCGGCGCTGCAGCGCGTCGAGTATAATGGGGAGCGGGTGTTCTACCGAAGCGAAATCTATCTGCTGCTCAACAAGCCGCAAGGCGTCGTCTCGGCGACGGAGGATCATCGGGATCGAACGGTTATTGATCTGCTGCGCGAGGAGGATCGCATCCTGCAGCCGTTCCCGGTCGGAAGGCTGGATAAGGATACAGAGGGGCTGCTGCTGCTGACCAATGACGGACAGCTCGCTCATGAGCTGCTGTCGCCGCGCAAGCATGTGAACAAGACCTATGAGGCGCGAGTACGAGGACGGGTGGATGAGCAGGATCGGCAACAGTTTGCCGCCGGGGTGACGCTGGATGACGGCTATGTGACGATGCCGGCAGAGCTGACGGTTCTGGAGGTTCGAGAGCAGGGGCAGCATGAGCATGAGGAGAATGATATGGATTCTGAGCATGACGCTCCTGCTCGGGATACGCATTCTTGGATTCGGTTGACGATTCAAGAGGGGAAGTTTCACCAGGTGAAGCGGATGTTCGAGGCCGTTGGCAAGAAGGTGCTGGAGCTGCGCAGAGTGGCGATGGGGCCGCTGCAGCTCGATCCCGCCCTTGCGAGCGGCCAATATAGAGAGCTGACGGCGGAGGAAGTAGCAAGGCTGCGCGCACACCGCGGAGGAAAGCCGATCGGCAAGGAGGAGAGCAACGATGAAGTATGA
- a CDS encoding quinone-dependent dihydroorotate dehydrogenase — translation MLYKTIAKPVLFRMDPEKAHHLTVHGLAAAAKIPGMKAVMNGAWGAPRSEQLATELLGIRFSNPVGLAAGLDKNAQAVEGFSSMGFGFMEVGTVTPKGQEGNPKPRMFRLPPDEGLINRMGFNNEGTEAMAARLARLHSRPIPLAINIGKNKVTPNETAHEDYEQCIRSLYAYGDFFVVNISSPNTPDLRELQHGDELKKLLETVAGEIGRQAQRDGGKAKPFLVKIAPDMTEEQLEYTVHTIQESGAAGIIATNTTISRTGLTHSNAKETGGLSGVPVKERSTEVIRSVYRMTGGRLPIIGSGGIFTAEDAYEKIRAGASLVEVYTALIYKGPTLLKDMNNGLIRLLQRDGLRHISEAVGADHR, via the coding sequence TTGTTGTACAAGACTATAGCCAAGCCGGTATTGTTCCGCATGGACCCGGAGAAGGCGCATCATCTGACCGTGCACGGACTGGCTGCGGCAGCGAAGATACCTGGCATGAAGGCGGTAATGAATGGCGCATGGGGAGCGCCTCGTTCCGAGCAGCTTGCTACAGAGCTGCTGGGCATCCGCTTTTCGAATCCGGTAGGTCTGGCAGCAGGGCTGGACAAGAATGCGCAGGCGGTTGAAGGGTTTTCCAGTATGGGGTTTGGATTCATGGAGGTCGGGACAGTCACTCCCAAGGGGCAGGAGGGAAATCCGAAGCCGCGGATGTTCCGTCTGCCGCCGGATGAAGGGCTCATCAATCGGATGGGGTTCAACAATGAGGGGACGGAGGCGATGGCTGCGCGTCTGGCTCGCTTGCACTCGCGCCCGATCCCGCTGGCGATCAATATCGGGAAAAATAAAGTGACGCCTAACGAGACGGCACATGAGGACTACGAGCAATGCATCCGCAGTCTCTACGCCTACGGCGATTTTTTTGTCGTCAATATCAGTTCTCCGAATACACCGGATCTTCGCGAGCTTCAGCATGGCGATGAGCTGAAGAAGCTGCTCGAGACCGTGGCCGGGGAGATTGGCAGACAAGCGCAGCGAGATGGCGGCAAGGCGAAGCCGTTCCTCGTGAAGATTGCACCGGATATGACGGAGGAGCAGCTTGAATACACCGTCCATACAATACAAGAGAGCGGCGCGGCAGGCATTATCGCGACCAATACGACGATCTCCCGCACAGGTCTGACCCATTCGAACGCCAAGGAGACGGGGGGATTGAGCGGTGTGCCGGTCAAGGAACGCTCTACTGAGGTGATTCGCAGCGTCTACAGGATGACGGGAGGGCGTCTGCCTATTATCGGCTCCGGCGGTATCTTCACCGCTGAGGATGCCTATGAGAAGATTCGTGCCGGGGCCAGCCTGGTGGAGGTATATACCGCCCTCATCTATAAGGGGCCTACATTGCTTAAAGACATGAACAACGGCTTGATTCGGCTTTTGCAGCGTGACGGTCTGCGTCACATTTCGGAGGCGGTGGGAGCGGATCACAGATAA